From Sporolactobacillus pectinivorans:
CGGGCACGGAAACGTTGGAGGATCTTGGTACTTATGCCCAGTCTGCACTTGATCTTGGCCTTGGGCGGGGCGGTGACCAGGCTGTAATAAAAAGACCGGACGGGGCTGTGAAATTTTTTGGCGGGAAATCCAATCCTATTGAAAAGAGAACGCGTGTCCGTGCAAGAGTTATTTCCCATGCGTTAACAGAACTCATGCTGGAAAGTGACCAGGTGATGATCATGGGGCATAAGGCACCGGATCTTGATGCTTTGGGTTCGTGCATCGGCATCCTGAAGATCGCCCATGCCAACGGCCGCAGTGCCAAGATTATTCTTGACCGCGAACACAACGTAACCGGTGTAGCGCGGCTGGTAAGCGAAATTCAGAAAAACAGGAATTTATGGGCCAATTTTATTTCTGCAGAAGAAGCTCACGAAAAAGTAACGAGACGGACGCTGATTGTGGTGGCTGACACGCACCGCCCTTCGATGGTTGTCGATCCGGATATTCTGGATGATGTTCACCGTATCGTTATCATTGATCATCACCGCAGAGCAGAAGAATTTATTAAGGATCCCGTGCTTGTCTATATGGAGCCTTATGCCTCATCAACCGCTGAACTGGTGACCGAACTTCTTGAATACCAGCCTAATGAACGTCCGCTTGACGTTATTGAAGCGACTGCGATGCTCGGCGGGATAGCGGTCGATACAAAGAATTTCACATTAAGAACCGGGTTTAGAACTTTCGATGCAGCTTCTTATTTACGCGCGCACGGGGCGGATACCATACTCGTTCAGAAATTCCTCTGTGATGATTTGGACCAGTTTAATCAGCGTGCTGAACTGATTCGGAGAACGCAGGTCTACCGGTCAAATATTGCAGTTGTCTGGGGCGAGAACAGCAAGCCGTATAATCAGGTGCTGCTGGCTCAGACTGCCGATACGCTGCTGATGCTGGAGGGAATTCGGACGTCTTTTGTTATTGGGCTGCGGGATGACGGATTGATTGGTGTCAGCGCCCGCTCACTTGGCGACGTCAACGTCCAGATTGTTATGGAAAGCCTTGGCGGTGGCGGTCACTTGAATAACGCAGCCACCCAAATGAAAGGTATTACGGTAGAAACGGCAGCAGCCAAGGTCAAAGAAGCTGTTGATAAGTATTTTGAAGGAGGCTTGTCATAATGAAAGTTATTTTTTTAAAAGACGTAAAAGGCAAGGGCAATTCAGGCGATGTTAAAGAGGTTTCAGAGGGCTACGCACGCAATTATTTGCTCCCTCAAAATTTGGCCGTTCCCGCGAACAAGGGCAGTATAAACCAGCTGGAAGCCAAAAAGAAAAAGAAAAAGCAGCTTGAAGAAGAAGAACGCTCAAATGCTGAAGCATTAAAACAAAAGATCGAAAAAATAACGATTGAACTTAAAGCTAAGTCCGGTGAAGGCGGCCGGCTCTTTGGATCTATCACCAGCAAACAGATCGCTCAGGCTTTCAGAAAAATTGAAATAACGATTGATAAACGAAAAATCGATCTCCCAGAGCCGATAAGGACACTCGGGTTTACAGACGTTCCGCTGAAGCTGCATCCGCAGGTTACTGCCAAAGTGAAAGTGCACGTAACTGAGGAATAACCTGATTCGCTGATGATTGGTCCTGATTGCACGGATCATCAGCGAATTCATGAACAACATGAAGGAGAATGCATCATGAGTGACTTATTTGCCGATCGAACGCCTCCCTATAATACGGAGGCTGAACAGGCCGTATTGGGTGCGGTGTTTCTTGAACCACCTGCAGTGATTACCGCCTCTGAACGGCTTGTTCCCGAAGACTTTTACCGGACGAGCCATCAATTAATTTTTTCGGTTATGCTTCAGCTGTTTGACCGCAATGAACCGGTTGATGTGGTTACAGTAACCAATGCGCTTCAATCTGCAAAACATCTGGAAGAGGTAGGCGGCGTGTCTTATCTTGCTGATCTCGCCGGATCGGCACCGACAGCGGCCAACATTGAGTATTACTGCAATATCGTTGCGGAAAAGTCGCTTCTTCGCCGCTTGATTCGTACGGCGACTCAAATCGTATCCGAAAGTTAC
This genomic window contains:
- the rplI gene encoding 50S ribosomal protein L9, translating into MKVIFLKDVKGKGNSGDVKEVSEGYARNYLLPQNLAVPANKGSINQLEAKKKKKKQLEEEERSNAEALKQKIEKITIELKAKSGEGGRLFGSITSKQIAQAFRKIEITIDKRKIDLPEPIRTLGFTDVPLKLHPQVTAKVKVHVTEE
- a CDS encoding DHH family phosphoesterase, encoding MANQFKHRWRSDLLIVLGLLCLLFIIFTAFLNWMLALAGLVILALAVTWFVFNETQFDKELVEYIAGLSYRLKKVGGEALLQMPIGIALYDEEERIEWCNPYFNQLAGGTETKIGQLINDISDDLEKLILSDKDSSIITLNERQYRVRLRRTERLLYFTDITDVLEIKKNYFDEQPVLALIFLDNYDEVTQGMEDQVRSTINNETTSVIKAWASRHGIYLRRTASDRFLAVMNEKLLIAVEEEHFSILDKVREITVPLSHIPLTLSIGVGAGTETLEDLGTYAQSALDLGLGRGGDQAVIKRPDGAVKFFGGKSNPIEKRTRVRARVISHALTELMLESDQVMIMGHKAPDLDALGSCIGILKIAHANGRSAKIILDREHNVTGVARLVSEIQKNRNLWANFISAEEAHEKVTRRTLIVVADTHRPSMVVDPDILDDVHRIVIIDHHRRAEEFIKDPVLVYMEPYASSTAELVTELLEYQPNERPLDVIEATAMLGGIAVDTKNFTLRTGFRTFDAASYLRAHGADTILVQKFLCDDLDQFNQRAELIRRTQVYRSNIAVVWGENSKPYNQVLLAQTADTLLMLEGIRTSFVIGLRDDGLIGVSARSLGDVNVQIVMESLGGGGHLNNAATQMKGITVETAAAKVKEAVDKYFEGGLS